One region of Sulfurisphaera ohwakuensis genomic DNA includes:
- a CDS encoding DUF47 family protein, giving the protein MSVPELNIEEQVQNILNNILDQLRLLYQQFMENDVNHMQIYSKIDGLKSVVEDSKYKLGEYIIKVKEGIETASLYLDILNYIEKVSQNLSAVSYRYTVLQSKIKIEDKIIQSLLISMIEKLIAATSNALESFRLLSLNTRKSAEKARNIIKIEEEVDDLYRNFELKLFEKESELAFMMLTKDIGDRLEDCADLLRDTANNILYISYLRE; this is encoded by the coding sequence ATGAGTGTTCCAGAATTAAACATAGAGGAGCAAGTGCAAAATATATTAAATAATATATTGGATCAGCTTAGATTATTATACCAACAATTTATGGAAAATGATGTGAATCATATGCAGATTTACTCTAAAATTGATGGATTAAAATCTGTAGTCGAAGATTCTAAATATAAACTGGGTGAATACATTATAAAAGTTAAAGAAGGAATAGAAACAGCAAGTTTATACTTAGATATACTAAATTATATAGAAAAAGTTTCGCAAAATTTAAGTGCAGTATCTTATAGATATACAGTTTTGCAAAGTAAAATAAAAATTGAAGATAAGATAATCCAATCGCTATTAATTAGTATGATAGAAAAATTAATTGCTGCAACCAGTAATGCTCTTGAATCTTTTAGACTGTTATCTCTTAATACTAGAAAGTCAGCTGAAAAAGCTAGGAATATTATAAAAATAGAAGAAGAAGTAGACGATCTATATAGAAACTTTGAGTTAAAATTGTTTGAAAAAGAAAGTGAACTTGCATTTATGATGTTAACAAAAGACATAGGTGACAGATTAGAAGATTGTGCAGACTTATTACGTGATACCGCAAATAATATACTTTACATTAGCTATCTAAGGGAATAG
- the endA gene encoding tRNA-intron lyase, producing MIGELVKDKILIKNIEDARSIYKMGYYGKPIGISKPKSAEEINSELILSLIEGVYLVKKGKLEIVSNGERLDFERLYQIGVTQIPRFRILYSVYEDLREKGYVVRSGIKYGADFAVYTIGPGIEHAPYLVIALDENSQISSNEILGFGRVSHSTRKELILGIVNLTNGKIRYIMFKWLKM from the coding sequence ATGATAGGTGAATTAGTAAAAGATAAGATTCTTATAAAAAATATTGAAGATGCTAGATCAATTTATAAAATGGGATATTATGGTAAGCCTATTGGTATTTCAAAGCCTAAATCTGCTGAAGAAATAAATTCTGAACTAATATTATCTTTAATAGAAGGAGTATACCTGGTTAAGAAAGGTAAGTTAGAGATTGTTTCAAATGGTGAAAGATTAGATTTTGAGAGATTATATCAAATAGGAGTTACACAAATTCCTAGATTTCGTATACTCTATAGTGTTTATGAGGATTTAAGAGAGAAAGGATATGTAGTAAGATCTGGAATTAAGTATGGTGCAGACTTTGCCGTTTACACCATAGGTCCTGGAATTGAACATGCTCCTTATTTAGTTATAGCTCTTGATGAGAATTCTCAGATCTCATCTAATGAGATTCTAGGATTTGGAAGAGTTTCACACAGTACCAGAAAAGAACTTATTTTGGGTATTGTTAATTTAACTAACGGAAAAATAAGATACATAATGTTTAAATGGTTGAAGATGTAA
- a CDS encoding UbiX family flavin prenyltransferase — MDKETRTESRDKKRTVIVGISGASGIIYGIRTVKALKELGYKTEVILSKEAKKVAKIECDIDLDSFFKAQDSIIYDEDQIEAPPSSSSHIVETRGMVIVPCSIKTLAEIANGIASNLLSRTALNFLRVRKRLILVIRETPLGTIELQNALKVSKAGGIIMPASPAFYHSPQGVDDLINFVVGKILDLLKISNSLYKHWHTATANHIPCDQTS; from the coding sequence ATGGATAAGGAGACAAGAACAGAAAGTAGGGACAAGAAAAGGACAGTTATTGTAGGTATAAGTGGTGCTAGCGGAATAATTTATGGTATAAGAACAGTTAAGGCACTAAAAGAGTTGGGTTACAAAACTGAAGTTATTTTAAGCAAAGAAGCAAAAAAAGTAGCTAAAATAGAATGTGATATTGATTTGGACTCTTTCTTTAAAGCTCAAGACTCTATTATTTATGACGAAGATCAAATAGAGGCTCCTCCTTCTAGTTCAAGTCATATAGTAGAAACAAGAGGAATGGTCATAGTACCATGTAGCATAAAAACCCTAGCAGAAATTGCTAATGGAATCGCGTCTAATTTATTATCTAGAACAGCTCTTAATTTTTTAAGAGTCAGAAAAAGACTAATCTTAGTAATACGAGAAACACCCCTAGGGACTATAGAATTACAAAATGCTCTAAAGGTTTCTAAAGCTGGAGGAATAATTATGCCCGCATCCCCAGCTTTCTATCATTCACCACAAGGTGTTGATGATTTGATAAACTTTGTTGTAGGAAAAATTCTTGATTTGTTAAAAATATCTAATTCCTTATATAAACATTGGCACACTGCTACAGCAAATCATATCCCTTGTGACCAAACCTCTTAG
- a CDS encoding sulfide-dependent adenosine diphosphate thiazole synthase, which yields MDSNSIKVKQVDEVKISKYILKYTFQDWEDIVESDVVIVGAGPSGMTAAYYLAKAGLKTVVFERRLSFGGGIGGGAMLFHKIVIESPADEILKEMKIKLNKVEEGVYIVDSAEFMAKLAASAIDAGAKIIHGVTVDDVIFRENPLKVVGVAVEWTATQMAGLHVDPLFISAKAVVDATGHDAEVISVAARKIPELNIVIPGEKSAYSEIAEELTVENTGMVAPGLYAAGMAVTEVRGLPRMGPIFGAMVLSGKRVAEIIIKDLRYS from the coding sequence ATGGATTCCAATTCAATAAAGGTTAAACAAGTAGATGAGGTTAAAATAAGTAAATACATTTTGAAGTATACTTTTCAAGACTGGGAGGATATAGTAGAAAGTGACGTAGTTATAGTAGGGGCTGGTCCTTCTGGAATGACTGCTGCATATTACTTAGCTAAAGCTGGTCTAAAAACTGTAGTTTTTGAAAGAAGATTAAGTTTTGGTGGTGGTATTGGTGGCGGTGCTATGTTATTTCATAAGATAGTTATTGAATCACCAGCTGATGAAATATTGAAAGAAATGAAAATTAAATTAAACAAAGTTGAAGAAGGAGTTTATATAGTGGATTCAGCGGAATTTATGGCAAAGTTAGCAGCTTCAGCTATTGACGCTGGAGCTAAGATCATTCATGGAGTAACAGTGGATGATGTAATATTTAGAGAAAATCCTCTAAAAGTTGTAGGAGTTGCAGTAGAGTGGACTGCAACACAAATGGCTGGGTTACATGTAGATCCCTTATTTATTTCAGCGAAAGCTGTTGTTGATGCTACTGGTCATGATGCTGAAGTAATTTCTGTTGCTGCAAGAAAAATTCCGGAATTAAACATAGTTATTCCTGGGGAAAAATCTGCATATAGTGAGATAGCTGAAGAATTGACCGTAGAAAATACCGGTATGGTTGCACCTGGTTTATATGCTGCTGGTATGGCTGTGACTGAAGTGAGAGGATTACCTAGAATGGGTCCTATCTTTGGTGCTATGGTCTTATCTGGTAAAAGAGTGGCTGAAATAATTATAAAAGATCTCCGTTACTCTTAA
- a CDS encoding 30S ribosomal protein S24e, whose product MSEVQQTKIKISEKAEGIVERDIKNNVIGRRELYIKVFHIGSGTISRKDMIKAIASSYGAQEDLVVIKKIHTLYGAGISYVRANIYNDKKTLQEFEPQYLIGRDTGQKVKKGGKGAQKQG is encoded by the coding sequence ATGAGTGAAGTACAACAAACTAAAATAAAGATTTCAGAAAAAGCTGAGGGTATAGTTGAAAGGGATATAAAAAATAATGTAATTGGTAGAAGAGAATTATATATTAAAGTTTTTCATATTGGTAGTGGAACGATATCAAGGAAAGATATGATTAAAGCAATTGCATCAAGTTATGGAGCTCAAGAAGATCTTGTGGTAATAAAGAAAATTCATACACTTTACGGTGCAGGTATTAGCTATGTTAGAGCGAATATATATAATGATAAGAAAACTTTACAAGAGTTTGAACCTCAATATTTAATAGGAAGAGATACTGGTCAAAAAGTAAAGAAAGGTGGTAAAGGTGCCCAAAAACAAGGATGA
- a CDS encoding 30S ribosomal protein S27ae, translated as MVKVPKNKDESQKAIVRTYYIIEGDKIKLKNKKCPRCGSIMAHHMKPVERWACGKCGYTEFIGKGK; from the coding sequence GTGGTAAAGGTGCCCAAAAACAAGGATGAAAGTCAAAAAGCTATAGTTAGAACCTATTATATAATAGAAGGAGATAAAATTAAACTTAAAAATAAAAAATGTCCTAGATGCGGTAGTATTATGGCTCATCATATGAAACCTGTTGAGCGTTGGGCTTGTGGGAAGTGTGGTTACACTGAGTTTATAGGTAAAGGGAAATGA
- the kae1 gene encoding KEOPS complex N(6)-L-threonylcarbamoyladenine synthase Kae1 translates to MNVLGIESTAHTFGVGIVSDDDSEIRILSNERDTFVPKQGGMKPSDLGRHHSEVAPEVLQKALIKANLSIRDINYIAVSLGPGIGPALRVGATIARALSLKYDIKLVPVNHGIAHIEIGRFTTRSKDPLILYLSGGNTIITTYLDGKYRIFGETLDIALGNMLDTFVREVGLAPPYIVNGVHQIDLCANKGGNFIELPYIVKGQDMSYSGLLTAALRATKNNRLEDVCYSVREVAFDMLLEATERALALTGKKEILVVGGVAASVSLKTKLYNLAKDWNVKVKIVPPEYSGDNGAMIAFTGLLEARHGVTIPVEKSIIRPRWRVDQVDVIWRLSEN, encoded by the coding sequence ATGAATGTTTTAGGGATCGAATCTACTGCTCATACTTTTGGGGTAGGTATAGTTTCTGATGATGATAGTGAAATAAGAATATTATCAAATGAAAGGGATACTTTTGTCCCTAAACAAGGTGGAATGAAACCTAGTGATTTGGGTAGGCATCATTCTGAAGTTGCACCAGAAGTATTACAAAAGGCCTTAATAAAGGCTAATTTGAGCATAAGAGATATTAATTATATAGCAGTTTCTTTAGGTCCTGGTATAGGGCCAGCATTAAGAGTAGGAGCTACAATAGCTAGAGCATTATCTTTAAAATATGACATTAAACTTGTACCCGTAAATCATGGAATTGCCCATATTGAAATAGGAAGATTTACAACTAGATCTAAAGATCCTTTAATCTTGTATCTTTCTGGAGGGAATACTATAATAACAACTTATTTAGATGGCAAGTATAGAATTTTTGGTGAAACGTTAGATATAGCATTAGGAAATATGTTAGACACATTTGTTAGAGAAGTAGGGCTAGCTCCTCCTTATATTGTAAACGGTGTTCATCAAATAGATTTATGTGCAAATAAAGGTGGGAATTTTATTGAGTTACCATATATAGTAAAGGGTCAGGATATGTCTTATAGTGGTTTGCTAACTGCTGCTTTAAGAGCGACAAAAAATAATAGACTTGAAGATGTATGTTATAGTGTTAGGGAAGTGGCTTTTGATATGTTATTAGAGGCTACTGAAAGAGCATTAGCATTGACTGGAAAGAAAGAAATTCTTGTTGTTGGGGGTGTTGCAGCTAGTGTAAGCTTAAAGACTAAGTTGTATAATCTTGCGAAAGATTGGAATGTTAAAGTAAAAATAGTTCCACCAGAATATTCTGGAGATAACGGGGCAATGATAGCTTTTACTGGTTTACTTGAGGCAAGGCACGGAGTTACAATTCCAGTAGAAAAAAGTATTATTAGACCTAGATGGAGAGTAGATCAAGTAGATGTGATATGGAGATTATCAGAGAATTAA
- a CDS encoding Kae1-associated kinase Bud32 — MESRSSRCDMEIIRELKRGAESIIYEGYFAGIHAIFKKRISKSYRDQKLDYKINSERTKLEARLMYSALKNGINVPALLLVDPYEYLIVMEYIDGFPVKEIVPKYKDDNLIRIGEMIGEIAGKLHKSGISHGDFTTNNLIYTTDNEIFLIDFGLSKRSDDIEDFATDVHVFLRSLESVHYEFKDIIFKGFEKGYSKFMDFKSIMNTVKQIRMRGRYVEERRSKRNNV; from the coding sequence ATGGAGAGTAGATCAAGTAGATGTGATATGGAGATTATCAGAGAATTAAAGAGAGGAGCAGAGTCCATAATTTATGAAGGATATTTTGCGGGTATTCACGCTATATTTAAGAAAAGAATATCTAAATCTTATAGAGATCAAAAACTTGATTATAAAATTAATAGTGAAAGGACTAAATTGGAAGCTAGATTAATGTATTCAGCTTTAAAAAATGGTATCAATGTTCCAGCATTATTACTTGTTGATCCTTATGAATACTTAATTGTCATGGAATATATAGACGGATTTCCTGTGAAAGAAATAGTTCCTAAGTATAAAGATGATAATTTAATCCGAATTGGTGAAATGATAGGGGAAATTGCTGGAAAACTGCATAAATCTGGAATATCACATGGAGATTTCACTACAAATAATCTTATATACACTACCGATAATGAGATATTTTTAATAGATTTTGGACTATCTAAGAGAAGCGATGATATTGAAGATTTCGCAACAGATGTACATGTTTTTTTAAGGAGTTTAGAAAGTGTTCACTATGAATTTAAAGATATAATTTTCAAAGGTTTTGAAAAAGGCTATTCTAAATTTATGGATTTTAAGAGTATTATGAATACAGTGAAACAAATAAGAATGAGGGGAAGATATGTTGAAGAGCGTAGAAGTAAACGTAATAACGTCTAA
- a CDS encoding XTP/dITP diphosphatase encodes MLKSVEVNVITSNENKFKELDSIAKKYNIKLKWINLPKFEVQSDSLEEIVRSSAVIAFNMIRSPLIVEDSGLFIEALNNFPGPYTNYVRRTLGLKGILKLMEGIQNRKAYFMTALCYVDEEVIRVFTGKVVGKISESIRGDKGFGFDPIFIPDGEERTFGEMNIEEKNKYSHRGKAFEEFIKFFLTYIS; translated from the coding sequence ATGTTGAAGAGCGTAGAAGTAAACGTAATAACGTCTAATGAAAATAAATTTAAGGAATTAGATTCTATAGCTAAGAAATATAATATTAAATTAAAGTGGATAAATTTACCTAAATTTGAAGTACAATCTGATTCTTTAGAGGAGATTGTTAGAAGTTCTGCTGTTATAGCTTTCAATATGATAAGATCTCCTTTAATTGTTGAAGATAGTGGTTTATTTATCGAAGCCTTAAATAATTTTCCAGGTCCTTATACTAATTACGTAAGGAGAACATTAGGGTTAAAAGGTATACTAAAACTTATGGAAGGTATACAAAATAGAAAAGCATATTTTATGACAGCATTATGTTATGTTGATGAAGAAGTTATTAGAGTATTTACTGGTAAAGTAGTTGGGAAAATCTCTGAATCTATAAGAGGAGATAAAGGTTTTGGTTTTGACCCAATATTTATACCAGATGGAGAGGAAAGAACTTTTGGTGAAATGAATATTGAAGAGAAAAATAAGTATTCACATAGGGGTAAAGCCTTTGAAGAGTTTATAAAATTCTTTCTTACTTATATCTCTTAG
- a CDS encoding aldo/keto reductase, producing the protein MNLRKIDHTNIEVSEIGIGVWSLVTDWWGGEINKAEEILRKALENGINFFDTADVYGEGLGEKILAKVFNTKRDKIIILTKIGYDFYNRVNNRASQRFSIEYLDFAFKKSLERLNTDYVDILMIHNPKIHIIKNKEILDFLQGLKKEGKVRLIGVALGPTLGWGEEGIEAIKMGYESLEYIYNLIELKPGIDFLDYDIGHFVRVPHASDALIEDKWPIYNDPKLHRSLKDINWIRRAVELSKPLLSFARKKGMKLSQLALKFILYNKRVSSVLPNISSINELNEFLEVEKLPELTEEEYKYLYEYSINNFSELNKESIEETKRYK; encoded by the coding sequence ATGAATCTAAGAAAAATAGATCATACTAATATTGAAGTGTCAGAAATAGGAATTGGTGTTTGGAGCCTTGTTACTGATTGGTGGGGAGGAGAAATTAACAAAGCTGAAGAGATATTAAGGAAAGCATTAGAAAATGGAATAAACTTCTTTGATACTGCTGATGTATATGGTGAAGGACTTGGTGAAAAAATATTAGCCAAAGTCTTTAACACAAAAAGAGACAAAATAATCATTCTAACAAAAATAGGCTATGATTTCTATAATAGAGTAAATAATAGAGCTTCACAGAGATTTTCAATAGAATATTTAGATTTTGCATTTAAGAAAAGCTTAGAGAGACTTAATACAGATTACGTAGATATCTTAATGATACATAATCCTAAGATACATATAATAAAAAATAAAGAAATTTTGGATTTTTTACAAGGTTTGAAAAAAGAAGGAAAAGTTAGATTAATTGGAGTAGCATTAGGACCAACATTGGGATGGGGAGAGGAAGGCATAGAAGCCATAAAAATGGGATATGAAAGCCTGGAATATATATACAACTTAATCGAATTAAAGCCTGGAATAGATTTCTTAGATTATGATATTGGTCATTTCGTTAGAGTACCTCACGCATCCGATGCACTAATTGAAGATAAATGGCCAATATATAATGATCCTAAACTACACAGAAGCTTGAAAGATATTAATTGGATCAGAAGAGCTGTTGAACTTTCTAAGCCTCTTCTTTCCTTTGCTAGAAAAAAGGGAATGAAATTATCTCAATTAGCTTTAAAATTTATACTATATAACAAAAGAGTCTCTTCAGTTCTCCCTAATATATCATCTATTAATGAACTTAATGAATTCCTTGAAGTAGAAAAACTACCAGAATTAACAGAAGAAGAGTATAAATATCTATATGAATATTCTATAAACAATTTTAGTGAATTGAATAAGGAGAGCATTGAAGAAACTAAGAGATATAAGTAA
- a CDS encoding V0D/AC39 family V-type ATPase subunit codes for MSSTLAYSTAIARLYKSFIITRGTINELLTSSDWRDAIGVLKDRGYIEEIPSTIENAEKKFRQRAINFLLKIRGYVSNVKTNADIIDLYLYLFSLNELEPLITSVLTGTKISDNFLLIKELADSNPQNLDDILNFSKGIINEGLKFAMARASKKTPSEINSLLEFYFIYKLSKIVSEFRGDWKSKAQDIICTYEDYYASMMAYKLHLVENISCKIDESLLKDLASANNNKEILDILARTSYAKNLTLTNVYDAFATLYRLARVNSRKYSIEAFMGSPFTPSTILAISELIKLDYEDLTMILNGIKLGIIEKIKKMLSFDLI; via the coding sequence ATGAGTAGCACATTAGCATATTCCACAGCAATAGCTAGGTTATATAAGTCATTCATTATAACTAGGGGTACAATAAATGAGCTTTTAACTTCAAGTGATTGGAGAGATGCAATTGGAGTGCTTAAAGATAGAGGTTATATTGAAGAGATACCTTCAACCATAGAAAATGCAGAGAAAAAATTTAGGCAGCGCGCAATTAATTTCCTATTAAAAATTAGAGGATACGTAAGTAACGTCAAAACAAACGCGGATATAATAGATTTATACTTATATTTATTCAGCCTAAACGAATTAGAACCTCTAATCACTTCAGTATTAACTGGAACCAAAATATCTGATAATTTTCTATTAATAAAAGAACTTGCAGATTCTAATCCACAAAATTTAGACGATATTTTAAACTTTTCAAAAGGTATAATTAATGAAGGATTAAAATTTGCAATGGCTAGAGCATCTAAAAAGACCCCCTCTGAAATAAACTCCTTATTAGAATTTTATTTCATTTATAAATTATCAAAAATAGTTAGTGAATTCAGAGGAGATTGGAAATCAAAAGCTCAAGACATAATTTGCACTTACGAAGATTATTATGCTTCTATGATGGCATATAAACTTCATCTTGTTGAAAATATTAGTTGTAAAATTGATGAAAGTTTATTAAAAGACTTGGCATCTGCTAATAATAATAAAGAAATATTAGATATCTTGGCTAGAACTTCTTATGCTAAAAACTTGACTCTGACAAATGTATATGATGCTTTTGCGACTCTTTATCGCTTAGCTAGAGTAAATTCAAGAAAATATTCCATAGAAGCTTTCATGGGTAGTCCATTTACTCCGTCAACAATTCTTGCTATATCAGAACTTATAAAATTAGATTATGAGGATCTAACGATGATTTTGAATGGTATAAAATTAGGGATAATTGAAAAGATTAAAAAAATGCTCTCATTTGATCTCATCTAA
- a CDS encoding tRNA (adenine-N1)-methyltransferase — MIKEEDLITLWIDTKRTYLVKVRKGKKVGSDKGALSLDDIIGLEYGVEVTLSTGNKAYILRPTLIDIYNGLRRPSQVLYPKDIAYMIYSSGIKPGDTVLEAGTGSGFLTISLAHYLGDNGKVITYDIRQDMQEIAKKNVEFLGFSNRVVFKLKDVREGFDETSVDAIFLDMPDPWNVVKFAYQALKPSGSIVIFVPTVNQIEKTGIALKNNGFIDIHAEELILREYQIKENAVRPKNIGVMHTGYIIRGRKSLKSSV, encoded by the coding sequence ATGATAAAAGAAGAGGATTTAATAACTCTTTGGATAGATACTAAAAGAACTTATTTAGTAAAAGTTAGAAAAGGAAAAAAAGTTGGAAGCGATAAAGGAGCATTAAGCTTAGATGACATAATAGGCTTAGAATATGGAGTTGAGGTTACATTATCAACTGGAAATAAAGCATATATATTAAGACCCACATTAATTGATATTTATAACGGATTGAGAAGGCCTTCTCAAGTTCTTTATCCTAAAGATATTGCTTATATGATATATTCTTCTGGCATAAAGCCTGGAGATACTGTACTTGAGGCTGGCACAGGTTCTGGGTTTTTAACTATATCTTTAGCTCATTATTTAGGAGATAATGGTAAAGTTATAACTTATGATATTAGACAAGATATGCAAGAAATAGCAAAGAAAAACGTTGAATTTTTAGGATTTTCAAACAGAGTTGTATTTAAGTTAAAAGATGTTAGAGAAGGATTTGACGAAACTAGTGTAGATGCAATATTTCTTGATATGCCAGACCCATGGAATGTAGTTAAATTTGCATATCAAGCTTTAAAACCGTCTGGCTCAATAGTTATTTTTGTTCCTACAGTAAATCAAATAGAAAAAACTGGCATAGCTTTAAAGAATAATGGTTTTATTGATATTCATGCTGAAGAACTCATCCTAAGAGAATATCAAATTAAAGAGAACGCTGTAAGGCCAAAAAATATTGGAGTAATGCATACCGGTTATATCATTAGAGGAAGAAAATCATTAAAAAGTAGTGTTTAG
- a CDS encoding ribbon-helix-helix domain-containing protein: protein MRIITVKLPEQFLEAIDELINTGRYTSRSEVIRAALNEFIRKELWVNDK from the coding sequence ATGAGAATAATAACTGTCAAATTACCAGAACAATTCTTAGAGGCAATAGATGAATTAATAAATACGGGAAGATACACATCAAGAAGTGAAGTTATAAGAGCAGCACTAAATGAGTTTATTAGGAAAGAGCTATGGGTAAACGACAAATGA
- a CDS encoding TrmB family transcriptional regulator, producing MSQNIDDIVSKIGNIARAFGITRNELKLYFLLLLNGKMTAKELSDKVNISYTKIYPILTKLEGRGWIRRIGKRPSYYVANPIREVWENVKKNISDALDKVERELILPISVLLSSQTSFYNIALVQQDNIAQTLKQILAENSSKYYVAISFKELISDDLIKILEANSYKYDVRVILTKNINIESNVLNIKYLDSMFGSGIITSNSIFLIIKTQGNMLLGMFSNHIYFVEIGKVYFEYLWEKADKSKE from the coding sequence ATGTCTCAGAACATAGATGATATAGTTAGTAAAATTGGAAATATAGCAAGAGCCTTCGGAATAACCCGAAATGAATTGAAACTTTATTTTTTATTATTACTTAATGGAAAAATGACTGCTAAAGAATTATCAGACAAAGTAAATATTTCGTATACTAAAATTTATCCAATTTTAACAAAACTTGAAGGAAGAGGATGGATTAGAAGAATAGGAAAGAGACCATCGTATTATGTAGCTAATCCCATAAGAGAAGTATGGGAGAATGTTAAAAAGAATATTTCTGATGCATTAGACAAGGTAGAAAGAGAACTAATCCTACCTATTTCTGTATTACTTTCTTCTCAAACATCATTCTATAACATAGCATTAGTACAGCAAGATAATATTGCACAGACTTTAAAGCAAATATTAGCTGAGAACTCAAGTAAATATTATGTTGCTATATCTTTTAAAGAACTAATTTCAGATGATTTAATTAAAATATTAGAAGCAAATTCATATAAATATGATGTAAGAGTTATATTAACAAAAAATATTAATATAGAGAGCAATGTCCTTAACATAAAATATTTAGACTCAATGTTTGGAAGCGGTATTATAACTTCTAACTCTATATTTTTAATAATAAAAACTCAAGGAAATATGTTATTAGGTATGTTCTCAAATCATATTTATTTCGTAGAAATAGGCAAAGTTTATTTTGAGTATTTATGGGAAAAGGCTGATAAAAGTAAGGAATAA
- a CDS encoding 30S ribosomal protein S25e — MGGASKKPISTVEKRMKKMAEEQQKKQQKRATTKTGKELTSKNVVIDNETLKKVQEELKKETIVTPYTLSTKLNVTISVAKKILEELERQGVVKIGTKDRRTAVYIAAS; from the coding sequence ATGGGTGGTGCTAGTAAAAAACCTATATCTACTGTAGAGAAAAGAATGAAAAAGATGGCTGAGGAACAGCAAAAGAAGCAGCAAAAAAGAGCAACAACAAAGACAGGGAAAGAGTTAACTAGTAAGAACGTTGTAATTGATAATGAAACATTAAAGAAAGTGCAAGAAGAACTTAAAAAAGAGACCATAGTGACACCTTATACGTTATCAACTAAGTTAAATGTTACTATAAGTGTAGCAAAGAAAATTTTGGAAGAGCTTGAGAGGCAAGGAGTAGTAAAAATAGGGACTAAAGATAGAAGAACAGCTGTTTATATAGCTGCTTCATAA
- a CDS encoding carbon-nitrogen hydrolase family protein, whose translation MLIGLLHLRLKEMSKKYNIEKAKKLIKAAKDKGAKLVILPSLFPAGNIFEIYENDKKSKSIIKNLAEKIPGSVTDTLINLSMEGEIHLIAGPILEQAGPKIFLTTLIISPQGEILGKYRKIIVSEKDVRLGISAGKEPVYMSLDKRYGIISEDDIFSPEINRLLSLNNVAAIVGTVKAYPRNGYDIIKYMAIARTIENGLPYIIVGETIEDENGEIIGSSPTFVTSVNSLIYKQAEEEDTVVYVESTVLTQEAGRERIGSINNIDSVLQGFCKSIKKIKTNVGRKLEEQKEDEE comes from the coding sequence ATGCTAATAGGTTTACTTCATCTTAGATTGAAAGAAATGAGTAAGAAATATAACATAGAAAAAGCTAAAAAACTAATAAAGGCTGCAAAAGATAAGGGAGCAAAATTAGTTATCTTACCTTCATTATTCCCTGCAGGTAATATCTTTGAAATATACGAAAATGATAAGAAATCTAAAAGTATAATAAAAAATTTAGCTGAAAAAATACCTGGTAGTGTTACTGATACATTAATAAACCTATCAATGGAAGGAGAAATTCATTTAATTGCAGGTCCAATTCTTGAACAAGCAGGCCCTAAGATCTTCCTCACAACACTTATAATATCACCTCAAGGAGAAATATTAGGAAAATATAGAAAAATTATTGTTTCAGAAAAAGATGTGAGATTAGGAATTTCAGCCGGTAAAGAACCCGTATACATGTCATTAGATAAAAGGTATGGAATAATATCTGAAGATGATATATTTTCCCCAGAAATTAATAGGCTATTATCACTTAATAACGTTGCAGCAATAGTAGGTACAGTAAAAGCTTATCCTAGGAATGGTTATGATATAATTAAATATATGGCAATAGCAAGAACTATAGAAAATGGTCTTCCTTATATTATTGTGGGAGAAACAATAGAAGATGAAAACGGAGAAATAATAGGCTCATCTCCTACCTTTGTTACAAGTGTTAACTCTTTAATTTATAAACAAGCTGAAGAAGAAGATACAGTTGTTTATGTTGAATCTACAGTGTTAACCCAAGAAGCTGGAAGAGAAAGAATAGGTAGTATAAACAACATAGATTCTGTATTACAAGGGTTCTGTAAAAGTATAAAAAAGATTAAAACTAATGTAGGAAGAAAATTAGAAGAGCAAAAAGAAGACGAAGAATAA